A genomic window from Silene latifolia isolate original U9 population chromosome 11, ASM4854445v1, whole genome shotgun sequence includes:
- the LOC141613448 gene encoding protein FAR1-RELATED SEQUENCE 5-like, with the protein MPKLVALVRDLIQVKSFKELLHIRAVCNKEGNRQTWWAKRRRAITRVGCPAKIKFKRLPAGEYEVYEFIEVHSHAMVTPATMIHLKSFRKLNLVHKKMIMDNSRVNQGPVKTFRMFKEYVRGYKNVGASLKDFKNFSRDVKKYIKEYDAEMLIEGFMQKRARCPSFYFDFDVGDNKRLTKVFWADPIAIKNYALFGDSVSFDTTFDFNEYRMVFCPFTGVDNHKKCVTFAAGLIMRENEESFTWLFDNFMKAMGGCYPTTLITDQCLGIKAGLKMCFQATQHTDSILSQLNLSRAGVQLWKNMICLEMSG; encoded by the exons ATGCCAAAGCTTGTGGCTTTAGTCCGAGATTTGATTCAAGTAAAATCATTCAAGGAGTTACTACACATAAGAGCTGTGTGTAACAAAGAAGGTAATAGGCAGACATGGTGGGCAAAAAGGAGGAGGGCAATAACAAGAGTTGGGTGTCCTGCCAAGATTAAGTTTAAGAGACTTCCTGCTGGTGAGTATGAGGTGTATGAATTTATCGAGGTGCACTCACATGCAATGGTAACTCCAGCCACAATGATTCACTTAAAGTCATTTAGGAAGCTCAACCTTGTGCATAAGAAAATGATAATGGATAACTCACGTGTTAACCAGGGGCCTGTGAAGACATTTCGAATGTTTAAAGAGTACGTTAGGGGATATAAAAACGTAGGGGCTTCCTTAAAAGATTTTAAGAATTTTTCAAGGGATGTAAAGAAATACATCAAAGAATATGATGCGGAAATGCTGATAGAGGGCTTCATGCAAAAAAGAGCTAGGTGTCCctcattttactttgattttgatGTTGGTGACAACAAAAGACTCACTAAGGTTTTCTGGGCTGATCCAATTGCAATTAAGAACTACGCACTCtttggtgattctgtgtctttTGACACCACATTCGATTTTAATGAATACCGTATGGTGTTTTGTCCTTTTACGGGGGTTGACAACCATAAAAAATGTGTCACTTTTGCGGCTGGTTTGATAATGCGGGAGAATGAAGAGTCTTTTACCTGGCTTTTTGACAATTTTATGAAGGCAATGGGTGGGTGTTATCCTACTACTCTGATTACTGACCAATGTCTGGGTATTAAAGCGGGGTTAAAAATGTGTTTTCAAGCAACACAACACACAGATTct ATATTGAGCCAACTGAATTTGAGTCGAGCTGGTGTTcaattatggaaaaacatgatttGTCTGGAAATGAGTGGCTGA